In Xanthocytophaga agilis, the following are encoded in one genomic region:
- a CDS encoding SMI1/KNR4 family protein, with product MTEADIKRIEDSLRLALPEFYKTFLLNYPEDLIILGVTEFRDTTDFPPLSYSPDAIIDLNTIGWDHKGWLIVGDADCANYYFIKTDGIDKSVYLWDHYAEGFDVETESENITWEAGLRKEADSLEEFAKILIKKIVSPNRIGF from the coding sequence ATGACAGAAGCAGATATCAAACGAATTGAAGATAGTTTACGGTTAGCACTACCAGAATTCTATAAAACATTTTTACTCAACTATCCTGAAGATCTAATAATTTTGGGAGTAACGGAATTTAGGGATACAACTGACTTTCCTCCTCTCAGTTACTCTCCAGATGCGATTATTGATTTAAATACTATCGGATGGGATCATAAAGGGTGGCTAATTGTGGGAGATGCTGACTGTGCAAACTATTACTTTATCAAAACAGATGGGATAGATAAATCAGTTTATCTTTGGGACCATTATGCAGAGGGGTTTGATGTTGAGACAGAATCTGAGAATATAACCTGGGAAGCTGGATTACGAAAAGAGGCTGATTCTCTGGAAGAGTTTGCCAAAATTCTTATCAAGAAAATCGTGAGCCCAAATAGAATAGGTTTTTAG